A portion of the Staphylococcus felis genome contains these proteins:
- a CDS encoding universal stress protein: MLMYKNILIAVDGSHEAEWAFNKAVAVAKRNDAKLTIMNVIDSRTYTSFEVYDSKFTEKSKSFAEKLLEGYRKEAEREGLKNVETFLEFGSPKSIIPKKANEGALDIDLIMCGTSGLNAVERFIVGSVSEAIVRHANCDVLVVRTEQIPETFQPKVATKDLLQDFDI; encoded by the coding sequence ATGCTAATGTATAAAAATATTCTGATTGCCGTTGATGGTTCACACGAAGCAGAATGGGCTTTTAATAAAGCTGTAGCAGTAGCTAAAAGAAATGATGCCAAACTTACAATTATGAATGTCATCGATTCTAGAACGTATACTTCTTTTGAAGTTTATGATTCTAAATTCACTGAGAAATCAAAATCATTTGCAGAGAAGTTATTAGAGGGGTACCGAAAAGAAGCTGAACGAGAAGGCCTAAAAAATGTAGAAACATTTTTAGAGTTTGGCTCTCCTAAGTCAATCATCCCTAAAAAAGCAAATGAAGGTGCATTAGATATTGACTTGATTATGTGTGGTACTTCTGGACTTAATGCAGTAGAGCGCTTTATAGTAGGTTCGGTATCTGAAGCAATTGTACGACACGCTAACTGTGACGTTTTGGTCGTTAGAACTGAACAAATCCCTGAAACATTCCAACCGAAAGTGGCTACAAAAGATTTACTTCAAGATTTTGACATTTAA
- a CDS encoding acetate kinase: MSKLILAINAGSSSLKFQLIEMPEENLVTKGLIERIGLKDSIFTIEVNGEKHKVVEDIKDHEEAVNMMLDSFQKHGIINDINDIDGTGHRVVHGGERFPESALVTDQVIEDIEKLTDLAPLHNPANLMGILAFRKLLPNIPHVAVFDTSFHQTMPESSYLYSLPYDYYKDYGIRKYGFHGTSHKYVSERAAEILGKPIEELRMISCHIGNGASIAAIDGGESVDTSMGFTPLAGVTMGTRSGNIDPALIPFIMEKTGKSADEVLNILNKESGLLGITGTSSDLRDIESDASNGNKRAELALEVFASRIHKYMGSYATRMHGVDVIIFTAGVGENSDVIRARVLEGLEFMGVYWDPRKNEGLRGKEAELNYPHSPVKVLVIPTNEEVMIARDVVKFGNL; this comes from the coding sequence ATGTCAAAGTTAATTTTGGCGATTAACGCAGGTAGTTCATCATTAAAATTTCAATTAATTGAAATGCCGGAAGAAAATCTAGTTACAAAAGGTCTAATCGAACGTATCGGTTTAAAAGATTCTATTTTTACAATTGAAGTAAATGGTGAAAAACACAAAGTTGTTGAAGACATCAAAGATCACGAAGAAGCAGTAAATATGATGTTAGATAGTTTCCAAAAACATGGTATCATTAACGATATTAATGATATTGATGGAACAGGTCATCGTGTAGTACACGGTGGTGAACGCTTTCCTGAATCAGCATTAGTAACTGATCAAGTGATTGAAGATATCGAAAAGCTAACAGACTTAGCGCCTTTACACAATCCAGCTAACTTAATGGGAATTCTTGCATTCCGTAAGCTTTTACCAAATATTCCACATGTAGCTGTTTTTGATACGTCATTTCATCAAACAATGCCTGAATCATCATATTTATATAGTTTACCTTATGATTACTATAAAGATTATGGTATTCGTAAATATGGTTTCCATGGCACAAGTCATAAGTATGTTTCAGAACGTGCGGCTGAAATCTTAGGCAAACCAATTGAGGAATTACGTATGATTTCTTGTCACATTGGTAACGGTGCATCAATTGCTGCTATTGATGGTGGAGAATCTGTAGATACTTCTATGGGATTCACTCCATTAGCTGGTGTCACAATGGGAACACGTTCAGGTAATATTGACCCTGCATTAATTCCGTTTATTATGGAAAAAACAGGAAAGTCAGCTGATGAAGTATTAAATATTCTTAATAAAGAATCAGGTTTATTAGGTATTACAGGAACTTCATCAGATTTACGTGATATTGAAAGTGATGCAAGCAATGGTAACAAGCGTGCCGAACTTGCATTAGAAGTTTTTGCTTCACGTATTCATAAATATATGGGTTCTTATGCGACGCGTATGCACGGTGTAGATGTTATTATCTTCACTGCTGGCGTAGGTGAAAACTCAGATGTCATTCGTGCACGTGTACTAGAAGGATTAGAGTTTATGGGAGTATATTGGGATCCTCGTAAAAACGAAGGATTACGTGGTAAAGAAGCAGAACTCAACTACCCACATTCACCTGTGAAAGTACTTGTTATACCGACAAACGAAGAAGTTATGATTGCACGTGACGTCGTTAAATTTGGTAATTTATAA
- a CDS encoding class I SAM-dependent methyltransferase, translating into MTESKTTMEVLFQALDEKTNRLNEENGQSFIENLGLSMEYIYTSKRELLEQGTLQDRRKAFQFAYLSQLQKEEVQANHQITPDSIGLIVGFLISQFQSESESLHIADIGSGAGHLSASIHEVMKDVTLMHHLVEVDPVLSRLSVHLANFLEIPFDVYPQDAIMPLPFEEADVVVGDLPIGYYPNDDRSQQMMLGFEEGHSYAHYLFIEQAISTVKSTGYVFLVVPSQLFEDKNVKQLENFIATETEMQAFLNLPKTLFKNEKAQKSILILQRKKQGVTKPVEVLLANIPDFKNPQLFQNFIEELKEWLSQNHPKN; encoded by the coding sequence ATGACAGAATCTAAAACAACCATGGAAGTGTTATTTCAAGCGCTTGATGAAAAAACAAATCGTTTAAATGAAGAAAATGGGCAAAGTTTTATTGAAAATCTTGGACTATCCATGGAATATATTTATACTTCAAAACGTGAATTACTTGAACAAGGGACACTACAAGATCGGCGTAAAGCATTTCAATTTGCTTATTTAAGTCAATTACAAAAAGAAGAAGTTCAAGCTAATCATCAAATTACCCCTGACTCGATTGGATTGATTGTAGGATTTCTCATTTCTCAATTTCAAAGCGAAAGTGAATCTCTGCATATTGCAGATATTGGTAGTGGTGCAGGCCACTTAAGCGCATCGATTCATGAAGTAATGAAAGATGTCACGTTAATGCATCATTTAGTAGAGGTTGACCCTGTATTATCACGATTAAGTGTGCATTTAGCTAACTTTTTAGAAATACCATTTGATGTATATCCACAAGATGCAATTATGCCACTTCCTTTTGAAGAGGCTGATGTTGTGGTAGGTGACCTTCCAATTGGTTACTATCCTAATGATGATAGGAGTCAACAAATGATGTTAGGTTTTGAAGAAGGTCACAGCTATGCGCATTATTTATTCATTGAACAAGCGATATCGACAGTCAAATCAACGGGATATGTCTTTTTAGTTGTACCTAGTCAATTGTTTGAAGATAAAAATGTAAAACAGCTTGAAAATTTTATTGCAACAGAAACAGAAATGCAAGCATTCTTAAACTTACCTAAAACATTATTTAAAAATGAAAAAGCTCAAAAATCTATTTTAATTCTCCAACGTAAAAAGCAAGGAGTAACAAAGCCTGTTGAAGTTCTATTAGCAAATATACCAGACTTTAAAAATCCACAACTTTTTCAAAATTTTATAGAAGAATTAAAAGAATGGTTGTCACAAAATCATCCTAAAAATTAA